Proteins from one Hoplias malabaricus isolate fHopMal1 chromosome 2, fHopMal1.hap1, whole genome shotgun sequence genomic window:
- the esf1 gene encoding ESF1 homolog, translating to MSSKKESSGDERFSRVTKDPRFWEIPDVEKKLRIDKRFQSMFHDERFKLKYTVDKRGRPVNHSSSEDLKRFYKLSESEGSDSEGSGENQDVQQVGKKKTKKKKKKTKVSLAVEKEQEEDEEEEDHEPEKSLKKEEKTLKQGEKARKTKAELVRGVRVIEEGEEEELEEDDDEEGDSDTEKGVRLSAADDDDDDDDDDDDDDDDDDDDDDDDDESDSEEESDSGPDLARGKGNMETSSEEDDDDDEEVEEYLRREEEEIEHNWGEMWKDAPRSEELSRRLAVCNMDWDRIKAKDLLALFNSFKPKGGVVLSVMIYPSEFGKERMKVEQTHGPLELTNVTDLPDDPEADTEEQRIYREKVRDYQFKRLKYYYAVVECDSVETAAKIYEECDGYEYESSCSMLDLRFIPDDVVFDEEPRERAVDVDFSTYKPKLFTSTATTTAKVELTWDETDHDRVTALSKKFSKNELLDMDFKAYLASSSEDEEYEEEEEEIKLVQDSAEEKKGKKGKKEEEQIAKYRELLQLVQDKDKKEKDNDMEMEITWVPGLKETTEKLVKKKLEGKDRLTPWEEFLEKKKDKKKEKRKGKKDFEDEAAISDDELPPGVDFNDPFFSEELDSSTGTSQKIKKTKKNKKAEEERTPEEEAELEKQKAEMALLMEDDEEEKHRHFNYDKIVEHQNLSKKKRKKLLKSNTLLEEDKFEVDVQDPRFQAMFTSHLYNLDPSDPAYKKTKATQSILEEKHRRREQQQQQVQKEVLKGQQHPEKPSKNSTDPQTSSSSVDLPTSHKVMDPSLSLLIKSVKNKTEQFQARKKQRIK from the exons ATGTCGTCCAAGAAAGAGTCGAGTGGTGATGAGCGCTTCAGTCGGGTCACGAAGGACCCTCGCTTCTGGGAGATTCCAGATGTGGAGAAAAAACTCCGGATCGACAAGAGATTCCAGTCCATGTTCCACGATGAGAGATTCAAGCTGAAATACACAGTGGACAAACGCGGTCGGCCGGTCAACCACTCATCCTCTGAGGACCTCAAACGCTTCTATAAACTCTCTGAATCCGAGGGGTCCGACTCAGAGGGGTCAGGCGAGAACCAAGATGTACAGCAGGTGGGGAAGAAAAAGaccaagaagaagaaaaagaagacaaaaGTGAGTTTAGCTgtggagaaggagcaggaggaggatgaggaggaggaagatcATGAGCCTGAGAAAAGCttaaagaaagaggaaaagacGTTAAAACAAGGAGAAAAGGCAAGAAAAACTAAAGCAGAGCTGGTCCGAGGAGTGAGAGTCATTGAAGAGG GAGAGGAAGAAGAACTggaggaggatgatgatgaagaaggaGACAGTGACACTGAAAAGGGAGTACGTCTCTCtgctgctgatgatgatgatgatgatgatgacgacgaCGACGACGACgacgacgatgatgatgatgacgacgaCGATGATGATGAGAGTGACTCTGAGGAAGAAAGTGACAGTGGACCTGATCTGGCCCGAGGGAAAGGAAACATGGAGACCAGCTCAGAGGAGGACGACGACGATGATGAAGAGGTGGAGGAATATCTTCGTCGTGAGGAAGAGGAGATTGAACACAACTGGGGAGAGATGTGGAAGGACGCCCCACGCTCAGAAGAG ctgaGTCGTAGGCTGGCTGTGTGTAATATGGATTGGGACCGGATTAAAGCTAAAGATCTGTTGGCTCTCTTCAATTCATTCAAACCCAAAGGAGGAGTGGTGCTGTCTGTAATG atctACCCATCTGAATTTGGTAAAGAGAGGATGAAGGTAGAACAGACTCATGGTCCACTGGAACTAACCAATGTCACAGATCTCCCAGACGAcccagaggcagacactgaggaACAGAG GATCTACAGGGAGAAGGTGCGGGATTATCAGTTCAAGCGTTTGAAGTATTATTACGCGGTGGTGGAGTGTGACTCTGTGGAAACGGCGGCTAAAatctatgaggagtgtgatggCTATGAGTATGAGAGCAGCTGTTCCATGCTGGACCTGAG GTTTATTCCTGATGATGTTGTATTTGATGAAGAACCCAGAGAACGTGCAGTGGATGTGGACTTTTCCACCTACAAACCCAAACTCTTCACCTCCACCGCTACCACGACTGCAAAG GTGGAGTTAACATGGGACGAGACAGACCACGATAGAGTTACAGCCCTGAGTAAGAAGTTTAGTAAGAACGAGCTTCTGGACATGGACTTCAAGGCCTACCTCGCCTCTTCAAGTGAGGATGAAGAAtatgaggaagaggaagagg AAATAAAGCTGGTGCAAGATTCGGCAGAGgagaagaaagggaaaaaaggaaagaaggaGGAAGAGCAGATTGCTAAATACCGCGAGCTGTTGCAGCTGGTCCAGGACAAAGACAAGAAGGAGAAGGACAATGACATGGAAATGGAGATCACATGGGTGCCAG GGTTAAAGGAGACCACAGAGAAATTGGTGAAGAAAAAGCTAGAAGGAAAAGACAGACTGACTCCATGGGAGGAGTTTCTGGAGAAGAAGAAAgacaagaagaaagagaagaggaaaggaaagaag gactTTGAGGATGAAGCTGCTATCAGTGATGATGAACTTCCACCTGGTGTTGACTTCAACGACCCTTTCTTCTCAGAAGAGCTTGACAGTTCCACTG GAACGTCCCAGAAAatcaagaaaacaaagaaaaacaaaaaagcggAGGAGGAAAGGACCCCAGAGGAGGAGGCGGAGCTAGAGAAACAGAAG GCTGAGATGGCTCTTCTGATGGAGGACGATGAGGAGGAGAAGCACAGACATTTTAACTACGACAAGATCGTAGAGCATCAGAACCTCagcaagaagaagaggaagaagctGCTGAAGAGCAACACGCTGCTGGAGGAGGACAAGTTTGAG GTCGATGTGCAGGACCCGCGCTTCCAGGCCATGTTCACGTCCCACCTTTACAACCTGGACCCCTCAGACCCAGCGTACAAGAAGACTAAAGCCACTCAGAGCATCCTGGAGGAGAAGCATAGGCGCAGagagcagcagcaacagcaagTCCAAAAGGAGGTGCTCAAGGGCCAACAACACCCAGAGAAACCCAGCAAGAACTCGACTGACCCACAGACCAGCAGTAGCTCTGTAGATCTGCCCACATCTCACAAAGTCATGGACCCCAGTCTGTCTCTGCTCATCAAGTCTGTGAAGAACAAGACGGAGCAGTTTCAGGCTCGA
- the ndufaf5 gene encoding arginine-hydroxylase NDUFAF5, mitochondrial has translation MSNLTRNGVCAFCRGVLRGGGTVSHPFLQNSRVNVNAVNLLQRQPLSSRPGGMNVFDRGMKKRQKNWASALHDHHKYDYLRDEVGSRVADRVYDIARTFPLALDLGCGKSHIAEHLSKEIVERIFLTDISDGLLRQKKPSEMPTHSVMADEEFLPFRENTFDLVVSSLSMHWINDLPGALRQVQQVLKPDGVFIGAMVGGETLYELRCSLQLAELEREGGFSPHVSPYTAVTDLGNLLSQAGFNMLTVDVDEIQVHYPGMLEVMSDLQGMGESNCAWNRKALLHRDTILAAAAIYKEMYGHEDRSVPATFEILYMIGWKPHESQAKPAKRGSATASFADLSKISQSGTSNKTDKP, from the exons ATGAGTAATTTAACGAGGAACGGCGTTTGTGCGTTCTGCCGCGGCGTTCTCCGCGGGGGAGGGACGGTTTCTCATCCGTTCCTTCAGAACAGCAGAGTTAATGTTAATGCTGTAAACCTCCTGCAGAGACAGCCCCTCTCCTCCAGACCCGGGGGTATGAACGTGTTTGACAGAGGCATGAAGAAAAGACAGAAGAACTGGGCATCAGCTTTACACGACCACCACAAATACGACTATCTGAGAGACGAG GTGGGAAGCAGGGTTGCAGACCGTGTTTATGACATTGCGAG GACCTTCCCATTAGCACTAGACTTGGGTTGTGGAAAAAGCCATATCGCAGAGCATCTCAGCAAG GAAATCGTGGAGCGCATTTTCCTCACTGATATTTCCGATGGTTTACTG aggCAGAAAAAGCCGAGCGAGATGCCAACACACAGTGTGATGGCTGACGAAGAGTTCCTGCCCTTCCGAGAGAACACCTTTGACCTGGTGGTCAGCAGCCTGAG TATGCACTGGATCAATGATCTTCCTGGAGCTTTACGGCAG GTTCAGCAAGTTCTGAAGCCGGACGGGGTGTTTATCGGGGCGATGGTCGGGGGAGAAACGCTGTACGAACTGCGCTGTTCTCTGCAGCTGgctgagctggagagagaggggggcttCTCTCCTCATGTCTCCCCCTACACTGCCGTCACTGACCTGGGCAACCTTCTCAGCCAGGCCGGCTTCAACATGCTCACTGTG GATGTCGATGAGATTCAGGTTCATTATCCTGGAATGCTGGAAGTCATGTCTGATTTGCAAG gTATGGGTGAGAGCAACTGCGCCTGGAACAGGAAAGCCCTCCTACACAGGGACACCATTCTGGCAGCGGCTGCTATTTATAAAG AGATGTATGGTCATGAGGACAGGTCAGTCCCAGCTACGTTTGAGATCCTGTACATGATTGGCTGGAAACCTCACGAGTCTCAG gcCAAACCTGCGAAGAGAGGCTCAGCGACCGCGTCCTTCGCTGATTTGTCAAAGATCAGCCAATCAGGCACCAGCAACAAAACTGACAAACCGTag